Within the Taeniopygia guttata chromosome 1, bTaeGut7.mat, whole genome shotgun sequence genome, the region TAAGTGCAGATGTAACTGGCATATCTCTTTTCCAATACAAGCTGCAGCAggtgtgcagagctgagctTGTGCCTTGACAATTGCTATTACTGGCTACTACCAATCAAACCCGTGACTGTGTGGAATTGGCATTAAAAGGCTTAGTTTTGAAATcattggaaaaagaaaagatgtcTTTCAGGActattttaataaattctttCTAGTAATAGAAACAGACAACTGTTATGTAACTATGATGCTGAATAAAGCAATGACCTTTTTTCACCatggttcagtgaaaaagaaaagaagtttcTTACTTTGATAAATTAGACATTAAATGGTTTGATTAGACATTGTTGTAGTACTGCATAATTTGAGGGTTGCAGGTACAGAAAGCTCTCCACAAGTGAACTGTAGTGATGTTCCCCTCTCAAATTCAAGCCAATGCCAGATGGCCTGGACACACGGGACTGAAACAtgctggggagggaaaaatgCTGTCTGTCTTCTGGCCTTTGATCTCTGAGGTGGCCCTTAAGGCCTGCCCTCTTGTATGTCCACCTTTTTGTATGTCCCAAAGGAGGAAAACACAAGATACCCTACCTCTCAGTGTAGTGGTTGACAACAGTGCCTGCTGAGCCCTTCAAGTTTGGAGCAGCTCTTACTGTAGGTGGTAAGAACATTTGCTGAGTGCCTTAAGGTTATTCACTACAAGCAAAAACACATCATGATACTGCTGTGTGGTATGTACTATGTTCACAGTCTAATGTGTTAAGCTCTATCCCTGTAACTCTTCTTACACTAATTCAGCTGTTGGTTTGTGGTTGCACCCAGATGACAGGTATATGCGATTCATGTTGGCATTTTTTATATAGGTCTAAAAGCTGTGCAGACAGCATAACTGGATAGCAATACAAAGTACTCTTAACTCAATTGTTGACATTGTAAATAtgctctttctgttttcctttagcATTAAGATTAAAATAATGCATAATGGCATTGGCTTTCAAAATCATAAGTTGTTTTTCAAGGAATCATTTTCAGGTAAGATATAAGTACTTAATATTTGACTGATTTGTTATGTAAATATATACTGCCTCCTCCCAAATACCACTGTATTGAAACCATATCTTCTTAGGGCTGGTGTAGATGCACTAGTTGTTCAGCAGCACCAGTTGATaaggtttaaaataaataaatcttgaAGTCTAATAGCTGCAGGCTGCATTCCTGTCCTACAGAAGTTTCAACTGGTGTTCTGATTGAAGGGGAAAATGCTATTTtaagttgggttttttggtttggaattttttttctgggcttCTGGCACACCTGGAATGTCTTTCACAGTGTCTAGCAAAGTTAAGGTCTATAAAACTTGGAGACTTAAGTGTACTTATGTGTCATGGAAATACCTCTCTTCAATGAGACAGACGATTCATCTTCCAAGGCAGTAGTCTGATGCCAGTGTGGTGGTGTTCTCTTCACAGGGTGTCTTCAATATGttgacaagaaaatatttcGGACATCTCAGCATTGCCTCATTTGACAAATGAAAAATACCTCTTCAAGTATCTCCTTCTGCACCCTAACAGACTGCCTGAATGTTTCCAACCTCAGTGCAAAAAGGCCATCAGGCTTCTGTGTATTGTACCGTCACATGCTTCAAAAATGGTGGTAGTGCAAGAGAAGTAATGCCCTGAAAAGAATCATCTTAATGTGGCACTGTTCCAGATTTAATTAGCAGGGAGAAATGGTTTTGTTTAGCTCTGGAGGTATGTTAGCACATAATGCTGCGTAAACAGAGCATCACCTTTGAAAAGATCAAAGCTTTTGCTTCTTGCCAAAACGATTTCAGGAACAGCTGTCAGCAGTGAGCCTAGTTCAGTTAACTAAGGAATAGTGTTTTGTGCTTCTCACTGGGCTTGTTTTCCATTTGGCAGGCAGCAGCGTGAGACAGGATGGTGGCAGCCAAGGGGACCCCCTCCAATCCTGTATTCTGAGGAAAGCCGATGCTGAAATGAGCCCAGGGCTCCAAGGAATTCTGTGTTGCAGTAGTCAGTCCATGCCTCTCATCCAACAGTGGCTTCACTGCTGAAGCAGGAGCTTCCTGTCCCATCTGACACCACAAAGGTGTGGTGGACCTAGTGGGCTTAGCCTCCTGGAAGCTGCAGTTTGAGCTGCCCAGGTGCCTGCCTGGGCTTCTGCTCTGTGAAGCAGGGAATTGGACATGGGTTTCCATGCTGCTGATGTCCTGGAAGAAGACAATCGCCACATCATCAGCTTTAAGGTGTTTCTGTTGCACTGTTGTAACAATTTACCTCCACATAAATTTTTATTCTCACAAGAGGATTAAGAATTTCCTGGTTGCCTCAAGAGTTTTTATGATGAATATGAATTTGGTAGAATGTATGACCTGTGCTTTATTTActatgcagaaaataatttcagcatgcaAGATGGAGCAGGAATTCCTTTCAAGTTAAGCTATTCACAATCAAGTCTTTCCTAACAAGAGCTGAATTTATTATGCTTAGTCTCAGTCACAAGGGTTTGTGCTAAGTTACAGTTCTTGTTCATAGTTGAAAGTTCAATTAAATTGTCATAAAATTCATAAGACCACTGGGGACTtaataaaattagtttttaaaaattcatatttataCTGAATCATGGAAGGGATGCTGCTTTGGAAATAAGAGTTGATACTGGCATTAGTCTAGGTAATTTCTCACCCACATGAATTCATTTGGAAAACCCATTACGTGGTCATAGTATTTTTCTCTAGTGCTCCATCTGAAGATGTCTTCAGCTGTTAGTTTTATTGTTCTTCTTCATTAGTCAATTAAAAAGTGTGTGGGAAGCGGTTTTAATTGCAGATATACAAGTGtaggtttttttctgctctgctgtaTTTGTAGGATACATCATGGAGTGATTCTGATAAATAGCTGAAGTTTGCCTCGTGTGCTTGTGTTTACGGATGTCTTGCTCAATATAGATCCTGCTGGGATTTCTGTGTGGGGAAATGTCTTAAGAGACACAAAGGCACTGGAGATGCAAGTGGAGGGTGGGAATCATTATTCTATTTTAGGACAAAAGATTGCATTAGGAACTCCTACATTATTTTGTTGGGTGCATAGTTTTGAGACTTAAATCTGAGACCAGAGCTGACTGTGAAAGTCAGCCAGTTGCCGGAGTTAGACTTCTGCCCTTCAAAGGACAGGCAGTACAGCTCAACTGCAAACAACTGCATGTGCAGggatcctgctgctcctgtggccTTGGCTCACAGCTTGGACTGACCAATGTCAAGTGAAGATAAAAACTGCAGAGATTTGTGGCTCAACTGCTACATGCAAAGCTGACATGAAGCCTTTCTTAAAATCACCAAAGGCTCTGGTGGATCTGCTGTGCCACTGAGGTCGTGTACAGAGAAAGTCTTCTAAAACTGTCTTCCCATTGCAACCTTCTGCTTCCAGACCTGTATGGGACAGCAGAGAGAGTAACGGTGCTCAGAAGCAAGTGGCCATGAAATGGCAACTAGCTGAACTTCCCTGTCCCAGGTTGAGCTGCCATACATCATGTCTTGCTACCTTTGATTTAATATTTCCCTTTGCAAGTGCTCTGTGCTTGAGCAGCAAGAGATAAAGATCAGGTAAGCCAATATGTTACAATTGAAGGGGTTTTGTTTCCTAATATAactgattttaataaaaattggGAACTTggcaaaattatgttttctagATGAAAGGGTGTTCTCAAAACAccctcaaaagaaaaatctcccTTGTGCCATGCACACtgatttttaggttttgttATCTATGCATGAAGAATACTATGAATTTTGTATCAAGCCacctgaaataaaacaaatgacATTATTTCTCCAAAATGGGTACTTTCCTTTAAAAGCACAACACAGACCTCTTTGTGAGCATCTGATAAGGGTTGCTCTTGCACTGGTTTTTTTACACCTTTAATCTCTGTGGAGAGTGTCTTATTCCCAAACTGAAATCCCCAAGAATATATCCTTTCTAACAAAATTCTTGTCTGGCTCATTTGGTGTAAGGGCTGGAGCCCAGCCTTTGCTTTCTGCCCGAGCTGTAGTagccagcagccagcctgggTAAGAGCATTGCTCCTGTGCCAGGAGTTGTTCCAGACAACATCCTCAGGCTTTTCAGAAGCAATCCTGCTCCGGACCTGCAGCAACTTGGACAAGAAGTTTTGTCATCCCAAACGGTTTGCACGCTAGCTTTGATTTTGGAGAAGAGGATTTCTCTGTGTTTAAGCCTTAGGAAAGGTTTCCTGAGTTTGGGACGCTCTTTCTGGGACCACCCCTGCCCTCTGTTGCCACCTTTAGAGGATGGATTAGtcctttgtttctcttttgtgCTCTTGGCTTCTGCAGAACAAGGGCTGGCCTGGAGCCAGCGCTTTTGgacactgctgcagcccagcagtgacCCTTGGGGCAGTTGGTGGCAATGATTTGCCTGCTGCCTTTAAGCCTAAGGTCCAtcactgctgcagggctgtgggtggTAAAAACAGCAGTTTCTTCCCAACATCTGCAAGGTGGAAGCCTCCAGCAGCCAtactctgggtttttttacctttccTCTGGGAATCTTGGATCCTGAGAATGATTACAGCCTCAGGGGTCTCCTAGTGGCTGATGGCAGCATCAATTGGTCTCAGCACCTCCTGAGTTTGCTCTGAAATTTTCCCTTTGCCCTGCCCAAGTGAGAGTGAAGCTGTGTAGGACTAAACCCTGTATGGAGTAGGCAGCTCTGCTATGCTGCACAACAGGTTTGCTCTCAGCactggcagtggctggggagggggaacatGCCCTTCTGGAGTCATTCCTGTCACCCATTGGTCTGGCTTGGGCACCTTCTGCCTGCCAAAGCGTAAATCAGTTTAGAAAACTCTACAGGGGCTCCCCtgtctgctttttctctctggCTCCAAATTGCAGCATCCCTCCTGTACCAACCTCCCTTTCCTGGTGGCAGGAAACTGAGCAGCTTAGGGTGTCTCCCTTGCCCAGCACATCTGTCACCCCTGCTCCGGGGTGGCTGTGGTTTTGAACTGCCACCAGCTGCCTGGAGGTGCTGCATAGCTCTTTTGTGCCTCTTCCTCACCACATTTACCCTTCTTGGGCTGTCAGTGCTCACAGTTGGTGCAGTCAGGTTATGGCAATGAAACTGCCAGCCTTGAAGCCCTGAATTGCAAGTGTTTATGTCTGGGATAGCTGCTTTATCAATCTGCCTTAAGCCATGAGCTCTCCTGTGCTGTCAGTGCTCAGGCTGAACCATGCATGAGAAGCCTGGCTGTGGCTGACAGGCTAAATGAGCTGTGGAGGCAACCACTGTGTTTGGAAAGGCATGAGCTGCTTTGCTAGAAAAGCTCTGTAGCTTTGTCCTGCTAGACATAAGCTTTTTTCCTAACCTTGATGCAAGTGTGGCTTTTATTGCAAGGAGATGAGGCACTGGGTTTTCAATAGTCAGAACTTAAAACTCCCACCTCTGGATCATTTCTTCACTGATTGTacccaaagctgctgctgtgagaggCTTTCCTGTGCTAAGCATTGGACCTCTGACGACTTGCTTTAAACAGCCTAAATCTACAAGTAATCTGAAAACAGTGGGAATCCCACTGCAAGAAGCTGGATTAATTATCTGCACTATTCTGCAAGTAAAATATTTGTACTTTGATAAGGAACTGCCAACTGGTTCTCCTAAAAAGAGTAGATCTTTACAGCACAGTTGGTTTGATTTATCAGACCTGGCAGCAtgctacacaaaaaaaaaatggttttgtgcttctctgtctccttctCTGGAAAGGCAAGTAGTGCCCCATGGGTTCTTGCCATGCTACTCACCTGAAGGGGCTGCTTGGGTGTGACCGCTTTGGGCTGGTTCCCCTTCCAGGACAATGAGGGGATGTAACTGTTGACAGTAAGAACAGAATGGTGTGGGGTTTTTAACTTGTTAGAAAGCTAAAGAAATTacatattaaaacaaacaaaaagctaaGAAATTCATCAAGCTGCCCATCGCTCTACAATACAGCCATGCTTTCCTTGATTTTCTGTCAGTGTTCTTCAGTTGCCCTCTTACAGAAAGGCTGGTACCAGGCACCACAAATgctaaggaaataaaaatggaatagCATCCATTAGTAAATTCCTTCCATGCTTCTGCACTTCTGGTTTTAGTACTCTACCCCGATTTACCTGTACAAATAAGAGATCTCTGTTAGAGCTGACCAGTGTCCTCAGCCTCTTGGGAAGACGGCCCATGGAAGCTGAGCCATTGGCACTGCAACCTGCACTCTCCTTGCAGGAGCCCAGGGGATCTCCAAGCTTCTGATGAAGGAAATCTGTgagaactgctgctgcttctggaaTAAAGCTAATGTTTGTGTTCATCCTTAAATAACTGCTTGAAGAGTGCaagcttttcctcctccctttgCTCTGAGGGCGtggaaggaagagggaggatTGTGAACACAGAACAGCAGAACTGTATTTGCTGCAGTGAAGCTGCaagagcagctggcagcagcaagcCTCAACCCTCATGAGCTGGAAATGATTgcaaaatctgaatttcagaaacaaaaggcCTGACCATCTTCAGCCCTAGAGCTTGTTCCTCAGAGCTTGTGTGGTTTTCCCCCCTCAGGCACCCTTCTCATGCTCTGGGCTATGAATGGGAATGGGGAGTAGAGGGGAATCCCAGATGGATGGCTTCCCTCAGGAAAGCTGCCACAACTGAAACCTTGCACTCTTTCTGTACACTTGCCAGATCCATTTAGTGATTATAATTAGTTTTGCTCTGAGGGATACACAAGGTGTTTTTGGAAATGCTGAATTATATAGAACAGGGTTTGATTCATTCTCTTTGTTCCAGGTTGGAAACAACAGAAGAGCAGGGGGATCTTGAAGCCAAGTGCAAATGCTGTCATCTTGCAAATCTTGAAGGTGAAGAGTAGCTCTCCTTTAGTCCACATGTGTCACCTCACTGGACAGCCTGGCCTAGGTTTGGCCTGTGGATGTTTCCTCCTTGGTGTCAGCAGTGATACAGACACGAGTGTCTTCCAAAGCCACCAACACATGGACCAACTCAGAGAAAGCTCTAATGTTTTTGCAGGGGCAAGGACAATTGAACACTTTGGTTTCTAACGTAAAGTAAAGCCCTCATATTGTACATTAATAAATATTTGGCAGGAAACTCTAAAGCCGACGCCTTGgagaaaagagttttaaaaacatGACTGTACCTTCCCTGGGctgtttctgaagaaaaagctGCACTGTAAAGGAAACCCAAACCCTCAGCTGTACAAATACATGAGCTGTTTTGCTGTCAATGCTGCTTCTGAAGTCCAGTTCATTGAATTTGCCAGGACAGTTTTCTGCTGTAAATCTGTAAAGTAAAATAATAGGGGATGATGCTAAAAGGATGGGGAGAGCACTGACAGAACTTAAGAGAGGAGCAAGGCTGAAATAATTTGCTGTCAGGGTACAGGGTCTGAGAAGGCTTGAGgccctttccctggaaaagctcactctgagcagcagctggagcatggTGTGCCACTCCACTACCTCTCCTCTCCTGCATGTGGAGCAGATGTTCAAACCTCTCAGACTTTGCCCATCTGGTGTCTCActcagcacaggcagtttggagcagcagtgccagccacTGGCTACCTGCTTAGGCCCATGTGAAGTGAGCGCTGCGGCCATTAAACTTATTTCTAGAGTCAGGGCCTGTGGTCAAATGCTCTGCAAACACTGCCCTgtgctttgctttctcttgTGGCAGGGTTGAAGAACAAGcccagccctgtctgtgccAGGCAATTTTTGGAAGGTGACCTGTGTGCAAGTAGCAGAAAGCTGCACACACTTATTTCTGCTAGACAGATCCTGCTGTGCcaccctgcctggagctgggaaggggcagaCAGGAGACAGGTGGCAGCAGCATGAAGAGCCTGGCAGGCTCTGTGCCCCATGGGACCTGGCACCCTTGGGCAGTGCCATAATGGTCAGACTCTTGTGCCTGTGTGGTATCTGCAAACACAGGGATGATGTCAAAACTGGGCCCAGGACCAAAGCTGTGTGCCAGGTGCCCTGCTGTGAGGGGAGACCACCATTCCCACTTCGTTTTCTGTCACTTCAGATCTCTGTTCCAGCTAACAATTTTCCAGGCCTTGTAATGGTGACATGATCAAAGTCTGTCATGAAACACTAAAATCTAGAGGGATATGGGTAAGAGAAAACACAGAGTTGCTTGAACAttactcaaaatattttaatgtacaTGCTGTAGCCACAttaaagaagaggaaaaaaaatcttacagaGATAAAAGACACCAAAGAATGTGATTTCTTCATGCCAGAAGCTGTATGTTTCAAAGTGACTGAAGCCAATAGCATCAAAATACTCTTTTCTGGTGTATGAAAACCAGTTCAAGAGGCATggaaagggaagaacaaacatGTATTTAACTGATAGATTAGGCTGTTCTGATCCATCAGGTAAAGATGCAGTCCTgtgttttttagggtttttaaaCAGGTATGAATTTGGTATAAAGAGTACTTTAAACAGTTTTACTGACATATACCTAGTGGGCTGGAACAGCTGTGCTATGTTGGGTAGATAGGTATTTACAGAGAATGACGACTGATGGAGAACATGTCAATATGCATGAAACCCCTACCAGATACAGTGGGTTTGAGTCACACAGCAGTGAATGTCAGCCAAGGTGAGAGTGGTACCTGGCTCTGTCACAAGGTGGAAGTTGCAAGTTGAGCAGCCTGTGATGGCACAGTCTGTGCTCACAGGGGTACCCTGCAGcgagcccagctgcacctcaGCCGTGCCTGCCTCTGGGGGGGACCAAGGGCACTACACCCCTGCCAAAACCAGCCTCTCAAAGCTTCCCCATTTCTCTCAAGCCCTTAAAGAAAATAAGGACAAGATTCAGCTGATGGAGCAACTCCTGAGTGCCACTGGCCACAAACAGATCTTGACTACTTTCCAAACCACTTATTACAATCAGTGGATATTTTGATAATAGAGGTTAAGCCCAATCTAGGGACGATCCATAAGGACAGCTGGCTTTTATACTAACAATAACAGGAGTTTAGACAAGGGCTAAGTGTGGCCATTACTACCGAGTTGTCCCTTTGCCAGTATTGCTGGCAAAGCTTCATTCCTTCATCACTGACAGATTTGTCTCCCTCACCAGGCTCAGAAGTGTCAATAGAAGGGAACAGCTGCTTGCCTGGAGACAAGGACTTACTCTTAGCAGTTGTACTCATTTAGCAAAACTGGCTCTTTTCATTCCACTGTCACCCAGTCAAACCACCCTCTTCTCAGTGGGTTTCTCACCAATTTTCCAACAAGACATCAGTCCCAGATGCTATCATAAGTCAGGCCTGAAAACAACTAAAGTCAGAACATCGCCCATAGTAATACCTAATGCCACTGGAGGATCCCATGCCATACATGCTGAACAGCCTCTGCTACTCCATACCTTTCAAAAGCCAGTGAGATACAGAAGAATGAAAGTAACATAGGGAAAATTGCATGATAGCAAAATACTGTACAGCAAAAAATGAAAGCTAACATCTTCTGCATTGTCCCTAATAGAAACATGGTAGTGTGACAATTACTTTGGAGAAAAGATGGCCATAAACAGCAAAGGGGACGGAGTAGACATcctcagaagaaataaaaagaaggaaaacatagGCATAAGTGACCAGAATTACTCTGGAACACAGGGCTTGTTATCCCTGCCTTGCAGAAAACCTGTTGTGGGAGCAAGCTGCCTGGCAGGCAGTGacagcctgccctgccagcccgTGGGATTTCTCAGTAGCCTCCCTCAGGACCGCCCACTTGCCAGGGAGTTCACTCAGCACGCTACATAGGGGAGCTGCACACACTAGGACCCACTTTTCTCTTCCCAGGTTCAGTGAAACCTTATTACCCTTTCACCAGTGAGCTTCAGGGGGACTCCTTTCCAAGTGAGGGTTTTACCAGTGCAGCTGAAACTCGGCCAAAAAAACAAGAAGGGAGGATACCGCACTCTCTCCCTTGGTGAAGCAGTTGCAGAGCACCAAAGGCTGTCACAGAGCCTGCCAGAAGGGACATGAATGAGCACTGCTACTCTGTCAGCATGGTCCTTtgtgcagagcccagctcatTAGAATCAGACTAAAGGATCCAAACACACAGCTATTTCAGACACATGCAGGGTGCACTGCAATGGCCAGGTACCTGACACTGCTTAGCTGTCGTCCAGCTGTTTGCACAGACTGTGAAAGAACAAGAATTTTGAGAAACCCAGACATCCATCCATGCATTTAATCAGCTACTAAAGTAGCAAGTTAGAGCAGGGTACcctataaacattttttaagctcttaaaaaggagaaaaattaatctCTTCTACTTCAAGTACAATGTCTTCTTAACGCACAATGCGCAGGAAGAGACAATGTGTCAAGACCTACAGGTACCAAACACAACAGACATTCTGAGCATGACTTGTAAGAAACCCGCTCTCAGTACAAAAAAGTACCAAGTGCTGGACCAAATCTCCCCCCAAGAAAAAGGTGACAGTGTTCTATTTACAAGAAAATACTGCTTCAGTTAAAAATGCTAAAAACCATTCTCTTGAgttcatataaaaataattatgtctATGTATGCACACACATATTTACATACATTTATGGCTTTCAGTGCTTCAACTTTCTCCAATAAATGAGGAAATATAAGTACTCCATTACTGCTTTTTCTCCTCAGGTTTTTCAGCCTCTGCTTCTGCAACTGATAAGCTGCCACTACCATATTTTTTCACTCGGGTTTCTACTCTGGCAAGTCTCTGTTTCACCTTCTGTTGAGATGCAGTGTATTCTGCCATGAGCCTCGCAAACCTAGTCTGCAGCGTATCCAGAGCTACTTCAAGTCGtcctattttttcttccaagtcTTTTGGGTCAGCTCCCGCTTTTGCTGCCTCCTCATCTATTAAATTGTCTTTCATCAGAATTTGACGTCCTTTCTCTTCCAGAGCCTTTTTGGCTTCTGGATATTCTGTGAGGGCTTCCATTAAATCATCCTTAGACAAGCAGAACAAATCAGAATAACCAATACTCCTAATGTTGGCTGTCCTCCTGTTGCCAGATTTGCTACCTTTGATGTTTAGGATGCTGATTTCACCAAAGTAGCTGCCATCGCTTAGGACTACAAATTGGGTTATGCCATCATCCGCCACCACAGCCAATTTTCCCTCTTTAATAATGTACATTTCTCTTCCAATATCTCCTTTTTTGCAAATGTAGTCACCAGGACTGAAGACCGTAGGTTTCAGTTTCAGCACCAGCTCAATGAGAAGTCCAGCTTCACAATCCTGGAATATACGCACTTTCCTCAGTGTGTCCAAATGGACATTGATGGCAATTTCAGCCTTCAACTTGTCAGGCAGATTTTTGAGAACTTCCTTCTCATCTACTGTTTTCTTGTTGGTCCAGAGGTAATCAAACCACTTAATAACCCTGGCTTCCAAATCCTTAGTCACTTTTCGGAACTGCATGTACTGTTTAATGGAATCCACTTTGGCCTGGAACTCTGCCCTGGAAGCATTCATGTTGGAAATCATGGAGCCGACGTTACCAACAATGGTGGCAAAGATGAGCACGCCCACCAGGAAGTCGATGACGACAAAGAGATACTCCTCGTCCTTCACCGGGGGCGGCGTTTCTCCAATGGTTGTCAGCGTGAGCGTCGACCAGTACAGACTGTAAATGTACTTCCTGGACAGGCGCGCGTACTCCGGAACGGACACGTTGGGGTACACCCAGGTGTCAGTCCCAAACCCGATCACCTTCGATATCGCAAAGTATATGCACGCGTTCCAGTGGATGATGATAAGGATGTATAACACCAGATTGCCAATACGGAACATGTTTGGATAATTTGTCCTGGTCTCGGTACGGTCAAAAAACTCAAAGAGCCGAGCGATCCTCAGCAAGCGGTTAAATCGCAGCTCAGGGTAGTTCAAACCAAGCTTGAAATATGCCAGGTCTGTTGGCACAAGAGACAGCACGTCTAGTTTGAACTGCACAGTTTTGGTGTAATGTTCTCGTAATTTCTTCTCATCCTGAACTAGCAAGCCTTGTTCAAGGAAGCCTTCGGAGAATAAAAAGATTTTACTTGTTAGAATAAAAATACCATCAACAGTAGTGAGTAACTTACATTTCAGGCCTAAGAATGTTAAAATTGTACTGTTATGCTTACAGATATTGAGGTCATTTAATTGCATATTTAAGTATTTCAATCAAGTTTCAAAGCTGGTATATAATGACTAAGAACAATGACTCTATTATCACCACAGTGCTCCCTGAGGCCTTCCACTCTTTTCTGCAACAGCTGTATCTTTTTTAAGTATCTTTGCGAAAAAAAGAGGGATATTCAAGTGTCTAATTTTTCATGAATCACTGGCATGAGTCATAACTAAAGTTAAAGCAAGTGTGTATAAAATAGGagtggaatattttaaaataaatactaagAATAAGTAGGTATAATAGATTGTTGGAAGCTTTTCCCAAACAATATAGATATCCTTGAGATAAAGAAATGCAGTTACCCCCCCCTCCCTAAGTCatgtttttcctcttgtgtCCAATGTTAAAACTGATATGATTTTCCTTGGTCTGCACTTTGTGTTTCTAGTGAGAGAGCTGCTAAGCAGCCTTTCACACATCAATAGTTCTTCATTCCAAAGACTTTGAAAAgtattagattaaaaaaatttacaaatagCTATAAACTGCCATGAGAGTTTTGCTGCAGACAGTACAGCCACAGTGCTCTTTTGTGCCTCTGAGGGCATTAAAAATGTTCCACAAGGAACAACTTACGCTGCAATTGCAATGGAAATATCCAACTGTCAGCCCATTGGGTCACTCAGGAGAAAATGTCCCCTGAGAAGAAACTAAAACATTCCCAGTGAATCATGGATTATCACATTTTACTAACCCCTTAGCAATCTACAAGGCCCCTTAGCTTTCTCAGGGAAGCCTCTGCTGAGGAACACCAAGCTGCATTTCTCTGTGCCCTACACAGCATGGTATTTCTGAATGTGTGGTTCATCTGTAAATGCCACATCTATTTGTGTGTATCTGGCTTTGGATCTGCAAACTGACGTGACTACAAATGGAAGTAGTTCCTCTGCCACACGTGTTGCCTCCCAGATCACTGCTGACAAAGCTGGTCATATATGCCCTTTAGTTGTACAACTAAACAGAAAAGCTGG harbors:
- the CNGA3 gene encoding cyclic nucleotide-gated channel alpha-3 isoform X2, coding for MARLSRFVLSVRSWATRHSQREDQRPDSFLERIRGPELVEVSTRQSNIRSFLGARERPGAANRQKKEVFVIDPSSNLYYNWLTVIAAPVFYNWCMLVCRACFDELQMDHIKMWLFLDYLSDIVYVIDMFVRFRTGFLEQGLLVQDEKKLREHYTKTVQFKLDVLSLVPTDLAYFKLGLNYPELRFNRLLRIARLFEFFDRTETRTNYPNMFRIGNLVLYILIIIHWNACIYFAISKVIGFGTDTWVYPNVSVPEYARLSRKYIYSLYWSTLTLTTIGETPPPVKDEEYLFVVIDFLVGVLIFATIVGNVGSMISNMNASRAEFQAKVDSIKQYMQFRKVTKDLEARVIKWFDYLWTNKKTVDEKEVLKNLPDKLKAEIAINVHLDTLRKVRIFQDCEAGLLIELVLKLKPTVFSPGDYICKKGDIGREMYIIKEGKLAVVADDGITQFVVLSDGSYFGEISILNIKGSKSGNRRTANIRSIGYSDLFCLSKDDLMEALTEYPEAKKALEEKGRQILMKDNLIDEEAAKAGADPKDLEEKIGRLEVALDTLQTRFARLMAEYTASQQKVKQRLARVETRVKKYGSGSLSVAEAEAEKPEEKKQ
- the CNGA3 gene encoding cyclic nucleotide-gated channel alpha-3 isoform X1, yielding MAKINTQHSYPGVHSLSVRTSDEDIERIENGYIRTHSLLEDASSELQGVISVEGGHVPEPQASSFTGRGAMARLSRFVLSVRSWATRHSQREDQRPDSFLERIRGPELVEVSTRQSNIRSFLGARERPGAANRQKKEVFVIDPSSNLYYNWLTVIAAPVFYNWCMLVCRACFDELQMDHIKMWLFLDYLSDIVYVIDMFVRFRTGFLEQGLLVQDEKKLREHYTKTVQFKLDVLSLVPTDLAYFKLGLNYPELRFNRLLRIARLFEFFDRTETRTNYPNMFRIGNLVLYILIIIHWNACIYFAISKVIGFGTDTWVYPNVSVPEYARLSRKYIYSLYWSTLTLTTIGETPPPVKDEEYLFVVIDFLVGVLIFATIVGNVGSMISNMNASRAEFQAKVDSIKQYMQFRKVTKDLEARVIKWFDYLWTNKKTVDEKEVLKNLPDKLKAEIAINVHLDTLRKVRIFQDCEAGLLIELVLKLKPTVFSPGDYICKKGDIGREMYIIKEGKLAVVADDGITQFVVLSDGSYFGEISILNIKGSKSGNRRTANIRSIGYSDLFCLSKDDLMEALTEYPEAKKALEEKGRQILMKDNLIDEEAAKAGADPKDLEEKIGRLEVALDTLQTRFARLMAEYTASQQKVKQRLARVETRVKKYGSGSLSVAEAEAEKPEEKKQ
- the CNGA3 gene encoding cyclic nucleotide-gated channel alpha-3 isoform X3 translates to MAKINTQHSYPGVHSLSVRTSDEDIERIENGYIRTHSLLEDASSELQGVISVEGGHVPEPQASSFTGRGAMARLSRFVLSVRSWATRHSQREDQRPDSFLERIRGPELVEVSTRQSNIRSFLGARERPGAANSHWPLARFNVNFSNNTNEDKKEEKKEVKEEKKEEKKEEKKDEKKEEKKDDKKDDKKDDKKKEEQKKEVFVIDPSSNLYYNWLTVIAAPVFYNWCMLVCRACFDELQMDHIKMWLFLDYLSDIVYVIDMFVRFRTGFLEQGLLVQDEKKLREHYTKTVQFKLDVLSLVPTDLAYFKLGLNYPELRFNRLLRIARLFEFFDRTETRTNYPNMFRIGNLVLYILIIIHWNACIYFAISKVIGFGTDTWVYPNVSVPEYARLSRKYIYSLYWSTLTLTTIGETPPPVKDEEYLFVVIDFLVGVLIFATIVGNVGSMISNMNASRAEFQAKVDSIKQYMQFRKVTKDLEARVIKWFDYLWTNKKTVDEKEVLKNLPDKLKAEIAINVHLDTLRKVRIFQDCEAGLLIELVLKLKPTVFSPGDYICKKGDIGREMYIIKEGKLAVVADDGITQFVVLSDGSYFGEISILNIKGSKSGNRRTANIRSIGYSDLFCLSKDDLMEALTEYPEAKKALEEKGRQILMKDNLIDEEAAKAGADPKDLEEKIGRLEVALDTLQTRFARLMAEYTASQQKVKQRLARVETRVKKYGSGSLSVAEAEAEKPEEKKQ